Proteins from one Canis lupus familiaris isolate Mischka breed German Shepherd chromosome 26, alternate assembly UU_Cfam_GSD_1.0, whole genome shotgun sequence genomic window:
- the GAL3ST1 gene encoding galactosylceramide sulfotransferase — MPLPQKKRWVSMAKGLVLGALFTSFLLVLYSYAVPPLHAGLASTTPEGTAPCSPAPGEPEALTPANGSAGGCQPRRNIVFMKTHKTASSTLLNILFRFGQKHGLKFAFPNGRNDFDYPAFFARSLVQDYRPGACFNIICNHMRFHYDEVRGLVPPNATFITVLRDPARLFESSFHYFGSVVPFTWKLSGRDKLAEFLQDPDRYYDPNGYNAHYLRNLLFFDLGYDSGLDPGNPQVQEHILEVERRFHLVLLQEYFDESLVLLKDLLCWELEDVLYFKLNARRASAVPRLSGDLYRRATAWNVLDARLYRHFNASFWRKVEAFGRERMAREVAALRHANERMRRICIDGGRAVDAAAIQDSAMQPWQPLGAKSILGYNLKKSIGQRHAQLCRRMLTPEIQYLMDLGVNLWVTKLWKLIRDFLRW; from the exons ATGCCGCTGCCGCAGAAGAAGCGCTGGGTGTCCATGGCCAAGGGGCTGGTCCTGGGAGCTCTCTTCACCAGCTTCCTGCTGGTACTGTACTCCTATGCTGTACCCCCTCTGCACGCTGGCCTGGCCTCCAC GACCCCAGAGGGCACAGcgccctgctccccagccccggGTGAGCCAGAGGCGCTGACCCCGGCCAACGGCTCTGCGGGAGGGTGCCAGCCCCGGCGCAACATCGTGTTCATGAAGACTCACAAGACGGCCAGCAGCACGCTGCTCAACATCCTGTTCCGCTTTGGCCAGAAGCACGGGCTCAAGTTCGCCTTCCCCAACGGCCGCAACGACTTCGACTACCCGGCCTTCTTCGCCCGCAGCCTGGTGCAGGACTACCGGCCCGGGGCCTGCTTCAACATCATCTGCAACCACATGCGCTTCCACTACGACGAGGTCCGGGGCCTGGTGCCGCCCAACGCCACCTTCATCACCGTGCTCCGCGACCCCGCCCGCCTCTTCGAGTCCTCCTTCCACTACTTCGGCTCGGTGGTGCCCTTCACGTGGAAGCTCTCGGGCCGCGACAAGCTGGCCGAGTTCCTGCAGGACCCAGACCGCTACTATGACCCCAACGGCTACAACGCCCACTACCTCCGCAACCTGCTCTTCTTCGACCTGGGCTACGACAGCGGCCTGGACCCCGGCAACCCGCAGGTGCAGGAGCACATCCTGGAGGTGGAGCGCCGCTTCCACCTGGTGCTCCTGCAGGAGTACTTCGACGAGTCCCTGGTGCTGCTCAAGGACCTGCTGTGCTGGGAGCTGGAGGACGTGCTCTACTTCAAGCTCAATGCCCGCCGCGCATCGGCCGTGCCGCGCCTCTCGGGGGACCTGTACCGGCGCGCCACGGCCTGGAACGTGCTGGACGCCCGCCTCTACCGTCACTTCAACGCCAGCTTCTGGCGCAAGGTGGAGGCCTTCGGGCGGGAGCGCATGGCCCGCGAGGTGGCCGCCCTGCGGCACGCCAACGAGCGCATGCGGCGCATCTGCATCGACGGGGGCCGGGCCGTGGACGCCGCCGCCATCCAGGACTCGGCCATGCAGCCCTGGCAGCCGCTGGGCGCCAAGTCCATCCTGGGCTACAACCTCAAAAAGAGCATCGGGCAGCGGCACGCGCAGCTCTGCCGTCGCATGCTCACGCCGGAGATCCAGTACCTGATGGACCTCGGCGTTAATCTGTGGGTCACTAAGCTCTGGAAGCTCATCCGGGACTTTCTGAGGTGGTGA
- the PES1 gene encoding pescadillo homolog, whose product MGGLEKKKYERGSATNYITRNKARKKLQLSLADFRRLCILKGIYPHEPKHKKKVNKGSTAARTFYLLKDIKFLLHEPIVNKFREYKVFVRKLRKAYGKSEWNTVERLKDNKPNYKLDHIVKERYPTFIDALRDLDDALSMCFLFSTFPRTGKCHVQTIQLCRRLTVEFLHYVIAARALRKVFLSIKGIYYQAEVLGQPIVWITPYAFSHDHPTDVDYRVMATFTEFYTTLLGFVNFRLYQLLNLHYPPKLESQAQTEAKTSEDTYALDSESSMEKLAALGASLVRMVVPVEEEAEMDEFPADGEMTVQEEDRRKELEAQEKHKKLFEGLKFFLNREVPREALAFVIRSFGGDVSWDKSLCIGATYDVTDSCVTHQIVDRPGQQTPVLGRYYVQPQWVFDCVNARLLLPVADYFPGVQLPPHLSPFVSEKEGDYIPPEKLKLLALQRGEHPGNTDESEEEDEEGDDGDEGGENEEEEEEDAEAGSEKEEEAHLTALEEQRMEEKKPRVMAGTVKLQDKQRLAQEEENEAKRLAIMMMKKREKYLYNKIMFGKRRKIREAKKLAEKRKAHDEAVRSQKKAKKIRPV is encoded by the exons ATGGGAGGCCTGGAGAAGAAGAAG taTGAACGAGGCTCTGCCACCAACTACATCACCCGAAACAAAGCCCGGAAGAAGCTGCAGCTGAGCCTGGCTGACTTCAG GCGGCTGTGCATCCTGAAGGGAATTTATCCTCATGAACCCAAACATAAGAAGAAGGTTAACAAAGGCTCTACAGCAGCCCGAACTTTTTACCTTCTTAAAGACATCAAGTTCCTCCTCCATGAACCCATTGTCAACAAGTTCCGGGAGTACAAG GTGTTTGTCCGGAAGCTCCGGAAGGCATATGGGAAGAGTGAGTGGAACACTGTGGAGCGTCTAAAGGACAACAAGCCCAACTACAAACTTGACCACATTGTCAAGGAGCG GTACCCCACATTCATAGATGCTCTGCGGGACCTGGATGATGCCCTCTCCATgtgcttcctcttctccacctTCCCACGGACTGGCAAGTGCCATGTACAGACCATTCAGCTGTGCCGCCGGCTCACAGTGGAGTTCCTGCACTACGTCATTGCTGCCCGTGCCCTGCGCAAG GTCTTCCTGTCCATCAAAGGCATTTACTACCAGGCTGAGGTGCTGGGGCAGCCCATTGTGTGGATCACGCCCTATGCCTTCTCCCATGAT CACCCAACGGACGTTGACTACAGGGTCATGGCCACCTTCACTGAGTTCTACACCACTCTGCTGGGTTTCGTCAACTTCCGGCTCTACCAGTTGCTCAACCTGCACTACCCACCCAAG ctggAGAGTCAGGCCCAAACAGAGGCGAAGACCAGTGAGGACACCTATGCATTGGACTCGGAGAGTTCTATGGAG AAACTGGCGGCCCTCGGTGCCAGTCTGGTTCGCATGGTGGTGCCTGTGGAGGAGGAGGCTGAGATGGATGAATTTCCTGCTGATGGG GAGATGACCGTGCAGGAGGAGGACCGCAGGAAGGAGCTGGAGGCACAGGAAAAGCACAAGAAACTTTTTGAGGGCCTAAAGTTCTTCCTGAACCGCGAGGTGCCACGTGAAGCCCTGGCTTTTGTAATCAG GAGCTTTGGGGGGGATGTATCCTGGGACAAGTCTCTGTGCATTGGGGCTACATATGATGTCACAGACTCCTGCGTCACCCACCAGATTGTCGACCGGCCTGGGCAGCAGACCCCTGTTCTTGGCAG GTACTATGTGCAGCCTCAGTGGGTGTTTGACTGTGTGAATGCCCGGCTCCTCCTCCCCGTGGCAGACTACTTCCCTGGAGTGCAGCTGCCTCCACACCTCTCGCCCTTCGtgtcagagaaggaaggagattaCATCCCTCCTGAGAAGCTGAAGCTGCTGGCCCTGCAGCGGGGAGAGCACCCAG gaaatacagatgaatctgaagaggaagatgaggaaggtgatgatggtgatgaagggggagaaaatgaagaggaggaggaagaagatgcaGAAGCTGgttcagaaaaggaagaagaggccCACCTGACAGCCCTAGAAGAGCAGAGGATGGAGGAGAAG AAGCCCCGAGTGATGGCAGGCACCGTGAAGCTGCAGGACAAGCAGCGGCTAGCccaggaggaggagaatgaagCCAAGCGCCTGGCCATCATGATGATGAAAAAGCGGGAGAAGTACCTTTATAACAAGATCATGTTTGGCAAGAGGCGCAAAATCCGAGAG GCCAAGAAACTGGCAGAGAAGCGGAAAGCCCATGATGAGGCTGTGAGATCTCAGAAGAAGGCCAAGAAGATCAGGCCAGTGTGA
- the LOC106557831 gene encoding 40S ribosomal protein S24-like, with product MNYTVTIQTRKFMTNQLLQRKQMVIDVLLSGKATVPKTEIWEKLAKMYKTTPDVIFVFGFRTHFGGGKTTGFGMIYDSLDYAKKNEPKHRLAKHGLYEKKKTSRKQRKEHKNRMKKVRATAKANVGAGKK from the coding sequence ATGAACTACACAGTAACTATCCAGACCAGGAAGTTCATGACCAACCAACTGCTTCAGCGGAAACAGATGGTCATTGATGTTCTTCTCTCCGGGAAGGCAACAGTACCTAAGACAGAAATTTGGGAAAAACTAGCCAAAATGTACAAGACCACACCAGATGTCATATTTGTATTTGGATTCAGAACCCATTTTGGTGGTGGCAAGACAACTGGCTTTGGCATGATTTATGATTCCTTGgattatgcaaagaaaaatgaacccaaacataGACTTGCAAAACATGGCTtgtatgagaagaaaaagacttcaagaaaacagcgcaaagaacacaaaaacagaatgaagaaagtcaGGGCGACTGCAAAAGCCAACGTTGGTGCTGGCAAAAAGTGA